GCCATATGAGAACAGTCTCTCATTCCTGGAGCATACTTAGCTTGACTCAGAAACAACCCTTTGCTATGACGTTGGATTTGGATCCCGATATTTTTCATTCTAAACACATACCTGAGTTCCTGTAACAGTTTATTCAACAATTGCTCATTTTTGCTCATAgtgtttcaaaagaaaagaaaaaaaaatagagtagaTCAAATAAGAGCCACTGTGATATACAAACAGTGATGGGTCCGGAAAACTGCACTGAAACCAAAGCTGAGGAGGAACGAACTGAAGTTATCAAACAAGGCTGAAACGATTTTATCCATCAAGTATTTCTTGTTCAGCCATGGCTGCCTAGAATCAACCCCTGCATATTGACGTCCACAGCAAGGCACATGATACTTCTTCCCCCTTGAAAAATGATGAGAGGTCACCACTTCATCACGAAGAACTTGAGGCTTCATAATCCGGTAAGATAAGATCAATTGATCTTCGTAGACTTCGGAATACGACGAGGTCGGTCAATCAACACATGACACGACTAGTAGAAGCCACTATGAAACAGGGAATAAGGCCTATCCCCTCTGTCAAGAACCGAGAGAACAAACTGGCCACCTATAACAAGCAGAGTTAAGAACTGATACCAGATTTTAACaagaaaccgaaccgaactacCACCATCAAAGCTAGACATTGATGATGGGCAACCAATGAAGGGAAACCATCCCGTTGCAAAAAGAAGTAAGATACCACCCAACAACTTACTGAAAAGACCAACAGAACCTAACCAACCAGGCAAATCTCTTCGAGAATCAAATGACGCCGAAGCCTATACGATCCAAACAGAACATAATCTATTGAAACAAGAAATTTCCAGACAAACCAACTCCTCGAGAAGGGCCAACACGAGATACTTGAGCATTATCAGGCCAGGAAACGCCAATGAAAGACAGAGAGATTCGACAAGACTCGTCACTTCGCAAGGATCACCGCATAGACAAGTCACTTCGCAAGGACCAAAGAACATGAATAGAACAGGGTAAccataaaagaagaagagagagggtCTCTCCGGTGCCAGAAAAAAATCCCAGCAAAACCCTTGCTGATGTGGCTTGTTGCGAAGAAACTTGTTTCAATTTATTGATATAGGAGATAGGTTTCTAGACGtcgtcaattttttttttttatagttttgtagACCTGACCTAAATTAACTCAAACAGTCAAACTGGTTTTTATGACTagcaataaattaataaaataatatgactAAAATTGTTGACTCAAAATTAAGCTATAACGTTCATGTCACATATAAACTTTTTAGTGGTTTAGaggttaaaaacaaaataaaaaataaatgtgtaATTGactgttaatattttattgttattaagaaaataattgtattttCGTCGTgtatttaataattgtatttagGCACATCCAAGATTGTATGGTGACACTCGCACGAGATTTGGACCGTAAGTAAATCAACTATTTTCGtaattatgtttctttataCATTGCAAACCTGTAAACAATTCGTGaatatttaaaacaaagcaaACCATAGTGTTTCTCCTTCCATAGTATCGTTCCCTCTAATTCTTTTTAGTTTATCAGGCAGATGGTTATAAAAACTCGGGGTGTTACAACATACAATGTCCTGGCTTTGTTATTGTCACTCAGATTCCTTGGATTGGAAAAGTGTTTTCTAGAACCTCTATTTACGGTGGTAACGAAACAATTTCTTTCACACCGCAAGTATTCCAggtaaaaacatatttgaatttcatttatgttttacttcattgtattctaaaatataaattactgttcgaaaactaaaaatttaatgtcTAAGTAGATTTTTATTATTCCAATAATACattgtaaatttttatattgattttaggttattttaaatagttaactatagacaatatatatatatatatatatattagatttacTGAGTTTTTAATATGtgaaatcaaaaagaaaaaaaattgaaaaaaaatcaaaaagatatCTCTTGgaacaaataaatatgttaataaaggttacaattttctttttctaaatagacttctgaaatattttttagtaaaaaaatagttttaaccTGTTTACCGGGAACCCAAACATTATAAATAATCTATTTCAGCGAAAAATGAATTGAACCTAAGTGATGGAGTGCCTACTAGACACTGCCACTAAGCCAACATTTAGTTCAGGTTTCTGAAATATGTTTGGATGTGTCctcatattatatatgtttagtttttaatatagcTTCTCTTAGTTTTACTTATCtgaattttagatattttcttaattacttttctttgttttaatatttgttagGATGGCTTAAGCGGAAACTGGggattaaaaatattcaacGATGTAGTTGGTTACTGGCCTAAAGAATTATTCACTCATCTAAACAATGGAGCATCTTTATTACGTTTTGGAGGAAATACATTTATGTCTCCGGATGGAATAAGTCCTCCCATGCGAAATGGACATTTTCTGGTTATCGATTTTCAGAAGAGTTCACATTATCTGCATGTCAAAGTTAAGAACTCTAACTATCAATTAGTTGATATTGAAGACAGTAAAACAAGACGTTATTCAGATTCGTACCAGTGTTATAGATTATCTTATTGGGGTTATGTGAAATCGAATGGAGTATCCTTCTCCTTTGGAGGTCCAGGTGTAGACTGTGGTACTTGATGTTTATGAATTTTACATATTTACT
This genomic stretch from Raphanus sativus cultivar WK10039 chromosome 3, ASM80110v3, whole genome shotgun sequence harbors:
- the LOC108838479 gene encoding uncharacterized protein LOC108838479, yielding FFLVYQADGYKNSGCYNIQCPGFVIVTQIPWIGKVFSRTSIYGGNETISFTPQVFQDGLSGNWGLKIFNDVVGYWPKELFTHLNNGASLLRFGGNTFMSPDGISPPMRNGHFLVIDFQKSSHYLHVKVKNSNYQLVDIEDSKTRRYSDSYQCYRLSYWGYVKSNGVSFSFGGPGVDCGT